The sequence AAAGTCTCACGAAATGGATCCTAAATAACAGTACTTACTACTTGACTTTCTATTTAATCAAACGATGACATAAATtttccaaataataataatgataacccACATGTCACACCTTTCTCCATGGTCACAGATGCACAAACCAACCTTTCTACGTAATGGTTTTGATATGGCCGCACGACTAAATGGTTAGTTGCCAAGCGGTTGTGGTTTCACAAGTAAAGCGGTTTGTCACCGGTTTAAAGTTACAAGAAGTCTGTACATGGTACGTGTACACAACCCGAGAGGTAGGATTGGCATATGGTTCAAATTCAGCAATAGAAACTGTATTAATTGAAGGAACAGGTTTGAAGAATAGGTtaaaagtcagtggacactacaattaatttctcaaaatattgactagcacaaaatcttacttggtcacgagtaatgggagaggttgatgatataaaatattgtgagaaacggctccctctgaagtgccatagttttcaagaatgaagtaattttccgcgactttgatttcaagacctcagatttatattttgaggtctcgaaatcaagcatccgatgaacttcgtgtgacaaggtgttctttcttccattattatctcgcagcttcgacgaccaacagtgagttcaaatttccacaggttcgttttgttatgcatatgttgagatacaccaagtgagaaaactggacttgacaattaccaaatagtgtccagtgtctttaaacatggaTGAGTATGAAACGTGAgctattattaaaaaagaagaaagagaaGTTCCAGGGTTTGTATAGACCAAAGGGGTGACACCCTTTTTTGAttcctttttaaagacactggacgctattggtaattgtcaaagaccagtcttctcactagctgtatctcaacttatacATCACATAACAaccctgtgtaaatttgagctcgaattggtcgtcgaagttgcgagatattaatgaaagaaaggaaaaaacaccttgacacacgaagttatgtgctttcatatgcttgatttctcgaaatcaaattcgtggaaaattacttctttctcgaaaactacgtcacttcagagggagccgtttctcacattgttttatgccatcaacatctccccattacttgttatcaagtaaggttttatgctaattttgagtaattaccaatagtgtccactgcctttatagtTAGATTTTGAAAGCGCTTTGATGATACAGTTCAAACCTTGCTCTATGTTCAAACCAACAAAGCTCACCGCTGACTAAGTTAATTCCAGTAACAATTCAAGCTTTATTCCTGGTTGAAATACAACTGTTGTCTGAGTCTGTTGAAGTAAATCATGGGACCATTTGCCTTTCctttttttactcttttttttataaaaaacatgacACCTGAATTGGATTAAACTTTCAAATTGTGGTTTTTGAGAGTgtgttttaaaaactttaattggaataaataaataaataaatgaataaaaaaataaaatgcccACAGAATACAAACCAAAAGATGGTTATCAACCAACGCCTCGGATTACATGATTGGAAAGGATAACAACACATCACTGTTAAATTTCAGTTTACAAGCTTATTCATTTCAAGAGGTTCACTCTAAAACATTTTGTATtccctgtgaaatatttccctctgaaatgaggTGATATTCGATGTATATGAAAACCCCGATTAGaagtgtttacatgctgaaaattgtgcattgtTTTTCATCATGGTCTCCTTACTTacacaagttttttttgtgttttgcagTTAATTTATCACATTGTGAATACTTTCTGTGAGCATAGTTCTCCGGTGGTACTAACAATTCTGAATACATTTGACTGTAAAATTAAGACAATTTCTTCCCGAAAAAACCCCACCCTAAAATGGTTCATATTGCAATCATTTCTGAAGAGCAATGTGTAAGGCTTACTTTACCAACGTGTATGTTTTCCTCCATTATCATTTAAATTATACGCAAACGCGGGAGTTTCGTTTGTTTAGTTCGTGTTTATTGTCGATGTCACGAGTTGAACTGTTTAAAGGAATTCCCCGCAACATTTTCTGTTTTGGTCTAGTTCCTGAAATTAAATTTCAatctgtgttttattttgtgtctaATATCTTTTTACATGAATGTTTGTTCAGGTTATGTATTGCAGAGTGTGTTGGTAtctggtttttgtttgtatgcTTTTGTTTGACAATGCATGGTTAGTTGACATCGCACGTTTGAGGATTTAGATCGAACtttggggaaaaacaaaaattgtgtttactcaCCATGTTGCATTTCGAGGGGCTCTTGTCCAGCGTGATGGGGCGTCAGGTACTGCCCGTGTTCCGCAGCGGGTACTTGCTGCTGCGGCTGGGGCTGTTGCATGCCCTGCCCTGGAGACGACTCGCCCCCATCACATTCTTGCATCTGCTGTTTGATGTACCGTCCATTCGGCCCCTGTGTCCATGTGGAATAGTTATCTACAACCGTGTTCATGTACATGCTTACGGGTGTCGGGGACGACGTGGTGGTTGCAGGCACGTAGTCCGCCGTACAATTGGTCATATACCCGGTGGAGTTCACCGAGCAGGACCCGGGCAGATTGCCCGTGAGTTGGGTAGAAACCTGCGGCATCATCATGCCCATGTTCATGTTCGTGTCCACCATACCGGCCGTGTTAATACTACTCATCCCGCACTGCATGTTGGCGTGATTTGGGTAGCCTCCGGGTGCGTTTTGAGGGAACATTTCAAGGTGTGAGCCGCCGAGCATACCGGGCATACCCATGTTGTTCATCATAGCGTACGGGGGTCTCAGAGCCTGGCACTTGCGCCGGAATCCACGGGGGCGCCTCCGGAATGACCCCTCCTCAAACATGAATTCGCTAGCAGGGTCGATCGTCCAGTAGTGCCCCTTCCCCGGACGGCCTAAACCTTTGGGTAGCTTAATAAAACACTCGTTGAGAGAGAGATTATGACGTACCGAGTTCT comes from Asterias amurensis chromosome 3, ASM3211899v1 and encodes:
- the LOC139934822 gene encoding forkhead box protein F1-like — its product is MTHLDSMAAALSTSSPIHGQHTGVQHPPSHAQPTATQQHNNQVSPRQEQPLPALTGPLPRTDIPLSTELPARSAVTGETQLHLDSHSPNVPADTDKSTTKKSGAGIRRHEKPPYSYIALIVMAIQSSPTKRLTLSEIYQFLMQRFPFFRGPYQGWKNSVRHNLSLNECFIKLPKGLGRPGKGHYWTIDPASEFMFEEGSFRRRPRGFRRKCQALRPPYAMMNNMGMPGMLGGSHLEMFPQNAPGGYPNHANMQCGMSSINTAGMVDTNMNMGMMMPQVSTQLTGNLPGSCSVNSTGYMTNCTADYVPATTTSSPTPVSMYMNTVVDNYSTWTQGPNGRYIKQQMQECDGGESSPGQGMQQPQPQQQVPAAEHGQYLTPHHAGQEPLEMQHATLQGMRNAIQSEMNDSCDRKGFLMSSQIQQSLQGSYYDKCVL